The following proteins are co-located in the Solanum pennellii chromosome 8, SPENNV200 genome:
- the LOC107028580 gene encoding 3-ketoacyl-CoA synthase 10 — translation MAREEHLLSTEIVNRGISDEGSQTFSVRVRRRLPDFLQSVNLKYVKLGYHYLIKHGIYLAILPVLVLVFSAEVGSLSREELWRRVWDSTTRYDLATVLSFVALFVFTLSLYIMSKPKPIYLLDFACYKPSDDLKVTKEQFIELARNSGKFDESSLEFKKRILESSGIGDETYVPKSIGSSENTATMKEGRYEASTVMFGALDELFEKTKIRPKDVGVLVVNCSIFNPTPSLSAMIINHYKMRGNILSFNLGGMGCSAGIIALDLARDMLQANPNNYAIVVSGEMVGYNWYPGKQRSMLIPNCFFRMGCSALLLSNRRRDYHRAKYSLKHIVRTHKASNDRAFRCIYQEEDGERYKGLKISKDLVEVGGDALKTNITTLGPLVLPLSEQLFFFGNLVWRHLFGNKNAKTNNSQQANNIKPYIPDYKLAFEHFCVYAASKTVLDELQRNLELSEENMEASRATLHRFGNTSSSSIWYELAYLEAKEKIKRGDRVWQIAFGSGFKCNSAVWKAIRRIKKPSTNPWLGCVDRYPESLAQ, via the exons ATGGCTCGAGAAGAACATCTTCTATCAACGGAGATTGTGAACCGAGGaatatcggatgagggatcacAAACGTTCTCCGTTAGGGTACGGAGGCGTTTGCCCGATTTCTTGCAATCGGTTAACTTAAAATATGTGAAGTTAGGGTACCATTACTTGATAAAACATGGGATATATTTGGCTATATTGCCAGTGTTGGTGTTGGTTTTCAGTGCTGAAGTTGGGAGTCTAAGTAGAGAGGAGTTGTGGAGGAGAGTTTGGGATAGCACAACACGTTATGATTTGGCTACAGTGTTGTCATTTGTGGCGCTTTTTGTCTTCACTCTCTCTCTTTATATCATGTCTAAGCCAAAACCTATTTACCTTCTTGATTTTGCATGTTACAAGCCAAGTGATGATCTTAAG GTAACAAAGGAGCAATTCATCGAGTTAGCACGAAATTCGGGCAAATTCGATGAATCTAGTCTCGAATTTAAAAAGAGAATTCTAGAATCTTCTGGAATTGGGGACGAGACTTACGTCCCGAAATCCATTGGATCATCAGAAAACACAGCTACCATGAAAGAAGGACGATACGAGGCATCAACGGTGATGTTCGGAGCTCTGGATGAACTCTTCGAGAAGACGAAAATTCGGCCTAAAGACGTCGGAGTATTGGTGGTGAATTGCAGTATTTTCAACCCAACACCGTCACTTTCAGCCATGATCATAAATCACTATAAAATGAGGGGAAATATACTAAGTTTCAATTTAGGTGGAATGGGTTGTAGCGCTGGGATAATAGCATTAGATTTGGCACGTGACATGTTACAAGCTAACCCTAATAATTATGCCATCGTAGTTAGTGGTGAGATGGTTGGATATAATTGGTACCCTGGTAAACAACGATCGATGCTTATTCCAAATTGCTTTTTTCGAATGGGTTGCTCCGCCCTCCTCCTCTCTAATCGTCGTCGCGATTACCACCGTGCTAAGTACAGCCTCAAACACATCGTCAGGACACATAAAGCTTCCAATGATCGGGCATTCAG gTGCATTTATCAAGAAGAAGATGGCGAACGTTACAAGGGGCTAAAGATAAGCAAAGATTTAGTAGAAGTTGGAGGAGATGCATTGAAGACTAATATTACTACATTAGGCCCTTTGGTTCTACCTTTATCAGAACAATTATTCTTCTTTGGAAACTTAGTTTGGAGGCATTTATTTGGCAATAAAAATGCCAAAACAAATAATTCCCAGCAGGCCAATAATATTAAGCCCTATATTCCAGACTACAAACTTGCCTTTGAGCACTTTTGTGTCTATGCAGCCAGCAAAACTGTCCTTGATGAGCTTCAAAGAAACCTAGAGTTGAGTGAGGAAAATATGGAAGCATCTCGCGCTACACTCCATCGATTTG GTAACACGTCTAGTAGTAGCATTTGGTACGAGTTGGCTTATTTGGAGGctaaggagaaaataaaaagaggtgATCGTGTGTGGCAAATTGCATTTGGGTCGGGTTTTAAGTGTAACAGTGCTGTTTGGAAAGCTATTCGTCGCATTAAGAAGCCTTCAACGAACCCTTGGCTTGGTTGTGTTGATAGGTATCCAGAGTCTCTCGCACAATAA
- the LOC107026669 gene encoding ras guanine nucleotide exchange factor L — protein sequence MRGRSSPKEGGVMEVAKVDKLKHEPHLSGAYIRSLVKQLTSSRTKDPLNPKDHDDSLENSTKLDDNLCSDTQLSSPQPAAAPPQIKKKQVRRRLHTSRPYQERLLNMAEARREIVTALKFHRASMKQQQQQQQQQSHAEPQSLQTWPQESLGEEQGKQKSRRNPRIYASNNMANNLPCYNMENFSNSTFPCHPQYPYSCPVSSFGSLQDNLNFPLPNQTLGLNLNFHDFNNLDATPYCNMNNKNSIFSSSSPSSSSDEFHYVGEGVGPISEMVNSRLHPSMDDQEMEEIRSVGEQHEMEWNDTLNLATSAWWFKFLKTMEIGPDDKNIAEDYGCYPFDEVMEFPPWFNPNETFLQQHVDDTYSHPTLPWKFPWPKLMHGISIMFCWY from the exons ATGAGGGGAAGATCATCACCAAAGGAAGGAGGAGTTATGGAAGTAGCAAAGGTTGATAAACTAAAACATGAGCCTCATCTATCTGGTGCCTATATTAGAAGCTTAGTTAAGCAGTTAACTTCTTCAAGAACCAAAGATCCTTTGAATCCTAAAGACCATGATGATTCACTAGAGAATTCAACAAAACTTGATGATAATTTGTGTAGTGATACACAATTGTCATCACCACAGCCAGCAGCAGCACCACCACAGATTAAAAAGAAACAAGTGAGGAGGAGACTCCACACCAGTAGGCCTTATCAAGAGAGGCTTTTAAATATGGCTGAGGCTCGGCGTGAGATTGTCACCGCCCTTAAGTTTCATAGAGCGTCTATgaaacaacagcaacaacaacaacaacaacaatctcACGCCGAGCCACAGTCGTTGCAGACATGGCCTCAAGAATCTTTAGGAGAAGAACAAGGGAAGCAAAAATCCCGGAGAAACCCCAGGATTTATGCTTCCAACAATATGGCTAATAACTTACCATGTTACAATATGGAAAATTTCTCCAATTCAACCTTCCCTTGTCATCCTCAATATCCTTATTCTTGTCCTGTTTCATCCTTTGGTTCACTCCAAGACAACCTGAATTTTCCACTTCCCAACCAAACATTAGGATTAAATCTCAATTTCCATGATTTCAACAATTTAGATGCAACCCCTTATTGTAACATgaacaataaaaattcaatcttttcaTCATCATCTCCTTCATCTTCTTCAGATGAATTCCATTATGTGGGAGAAGGGGTTGGTCCTATAAGTGAAATGGTGAATTCAAGGTTGCATCCATCAATGGATGACCAAGAAATGGAAGAGATTAGATCAGTAGGGGAACAACATGAGATGGAGTGGAATGACACACTCAATTTGGCAACTTCAGCTTGGTGGTTCAAGTTCTTGAAAACCATGGAAATTGGACCTGATGATAAGAACATTGCTGAGGATTATGGATGTTATCCATTTGATGAAGTCATGGAATTCCCTCCATGGTTTAATCCAAATGAAACCTTCTTGCAACAACATGTTGATGATACCTATTCTCATCCTACCTTACCATG GAAATTTCCATGGCCAAAACTGATGCATGGTATTAGCATCATGTTTTGTTGGTATTAA